The following are encoded in a window of Heterodontus francisci isolate sHetFra1 chromosome 2, sHetFra1.hap1, whole genome shotgun sequence genomic DNA:
- the med10 gene encoding mediator of RNA polymerase II transcription subunit 10, whose amino-acid sequence MAEKFDNLEEHLEKFIENIRQLGIIVSDFQPSSQAGLNQKLNSMITGLQDVDKCRQQLHDINVPLEVFEYIDQGRNPQLYTKECLERALAKNEQVKGKIDTLKKFKGLLIHELSKVFPEEMSKYRAIRCEDHLPT is encoded by the exons ATGGCGGAAAAGTTCGACAATCTGGAAGAACATCTTGAGAAATTCATTGAGAACATTCGGCAGCTTGGCATCATCGTCAGCGACTTCCAGCCCAGTAGCCAGGCGGGTCTGAACCAGAAACT CAATTCCATGATTACGGGGCTGCAAGATGTTGACAAATGCCGACAACAGCTGCATGATATTAATGTACCATTGGAAGTATTTGA GTACATTGATCAAGGCCGCAATCCTCAACTTTACACCAAAGAATGCTTGGAGAGAGCCTTGGCCAAGAACGAGCAAGTCAAAGGAAAAATTGACACGTTGAAG AAATTCAAAGGACTTCTGATTCATGAACTGAGCAAAGTGTTTCCTGAAGAAATGTCCAAATACCGAGCTATTCGATGTGAAGATCATCTGCCCACGTAG